The DNA window TTTGACATGGGTCCCTCCTTGAGGATCAGCTCTTTACGATCTTGCCGCCGAAGATTCGAAGGGCATCCTGGATCAAGGGGTCTTCCTCCAACCTTCCCCGGCTCTTCACCCCTTTTCCTGCGCCCCCTCTTCCGCCTTGGGCCAGGTCCGCCGAAGGTTTCGACCCCCTCTCCATCCCAGTCAGGATCACCTTCGTCTTCTTCTTGAAGTATTCCCGACAGATCGATTCCAGCTGGTTAAAATAGCTCTTCTCCGACAGGCGGTCGTGGTGAAACGATCCTTTCTCAAATCCGATCTCCACCAGCTCATCGGACAGGCGGAGGGGGGTCCCAAAGATCAGATAAGAACCTAAGATGAGATTTTTGGCCCTTGCAAAATCGACCAGGCCTCTCCATAGATCTTCCGAAGGTTCTAAAGATTCCTCCTGACTTCTGTGTTCCCGGTATACCTCAAGGTCCTCTGGCCTCCGGGGAGGAGAGTCTCCTCCCATGACCGTTTCGGAGCTGACCTCATCCTCCCCTTCTGGGTCCCCCTTCGAAGCCGTGTCGGCAGAGGCCTTGCGCAACTCGGCCCTGTTTTGACTCGGGGGGGGAGATGGCGAGGCGGTTACACCCGAAGGCTCAAAAGGGCCAGACCTCTCCAAGGCGTCCAACCTCTTCAAGATCTCGTCAATGGGAAGGATGGGCCGATGGGTAGCCATCCGGATCAAAGTGATCTCCAGGAGGGCCCGGGGAAAGGTCGACTGGGCGATCTCCGTTTCCCCTTTCAGGAGGAGGTTGAAGAGGTGATTGAGGTGTTCGAAATGGAATCGCTTGGCCTGCCCCTTTAAGATCTCCAGCTCCTCGGGAGGCAATGGGATCAAACGGCCGCAATCTTCGCTCACCTTGATCAGGAGGAGGTTCCGAAGGGTCTGAAGGAGCTCCTGGCAGAATCGTTGAATGTCGTAGCCATACTGGTAGATCTCCTCCACAATCTCCACGCATCTCCGTGGATCGTTATTGGCGAAGGCCTCGATCGTATCGGCGAGGAGCTTTCGGTCGATCAACCCGAGGACTTCGGCGACGTCTTCATCGCGGATCCGGCTGCCCCCGTAGGAGATCACCTGATCGAGGAGGCTCTGGGCATCCCGCATACTGCCGTCCGATTCTCGGACGAGCATGAAAAGGGCCTTGGGGCTGATCTCAATCCCTTCGGCCTCCGCGATCCGTCTCAGGTTTTCCATCATCTCTTTAAAGGGGATCCTTTTGAAATCGTACCGCTGGCATCGGGAAAGGATCGTGGCGGGGATCTTGTGAGGCTCGGTGGTCGCAAAGATAAAGACGATGTGCCCCGGAGGTTCTTCGAGGGTCTTCAGGAGGGCATTGAAGGCCTCCCGGGTCAGCATGTGGACTTCGTCGATGATGTAGATTTTATAACGGCCCCTTGCGGGCGTATAACGAACATTCTCCCTCAACTCCCGGATCTCCTCGATCCCCCGATTCGATGCGCCATCGATCTCGATCACATCCATCGAGATCCCTTCCGTAATCTCCCTGCATTGGGAACAGGTGTTGCAGGGGTTGATCAGACGGGGCCCCTTTTCGCAATTCAGGGCCTTGGCTAAGATCCGAGCCGTGGAGGTCTTTCCCACCCCCCGGGGGCCTGTGAACAAGAAGGCGTGGGAGACCCGATCCTGGGCAAGGGCATTCTGAAGGGTCCTGGTGATCGACCTCTGCCCGATCACCTCTTCGAAGACCTGGGGCCTCCACTGTCTGGCCAGTACAAGGTAGGACATGGGTGTTCTATCAGGGGGACGGAGAGATTTAGGTCGCGTTTAGGTCCGGCTCGTTTCGACGATCCCCTTCCCGGTTATGATCGATGAAAGGTAGCCAGGCTCCCCTGCGGCACACAAGGGGGATTACTACCGTTGCTTCCTTCCGGACCTGGCGGGGTTTGTAATCTCTTGTTGCGCAGGACCCGGCTACCATCCTTGATTCGTTGATTCGTTCCGCCTCCCCCGCCTGAAGCGGGGTCGCCGAACCCATTCCCCTAACCGGGGAAGGGTTCTCATCCCTAAAACCACCCAACCCTCAATAAAAAATAAGTGGCGGAGAGAGAGGGATTCGAACCCTCGATCCCGTTTTTAGCAGGATACTCGCTTAGCAGGCGAGCCCCTTCGGCCTCTCGGGCATCTCTCCGCGACCATCCCCTTTAGCCCATTCTCCAATTTAAAATAGAAAAAGCAATTTTGGCGGAGAGGGTGGGATTCGAACCCACGTCTCCTTTCGGGAGAACCGCTTTTCGAGAGCGGCGCCTTAAACCCCTCGGCAACCTCTCCCCTAAACAAAATCGATCAATCTTGGAAAGACCCGTCCGGTTCCTCTGACTTAAAACGGTCCGGTTGTTCCCTTCTTTCCCTGAAGAAGTTCCTTAATACCTCCGCACATTCCTTTTCAAGAACCCCTGCCGTCACCTCTATCCTATGATTAAGACTCCCATTCTGCAACAGTTTGAACCTTGAGACCACGGCCCCGGATTTGGGCTCGTAGGCGCCAAAGACGAGCCTCGAGATCCGGCTGTGGACCATGGCCGAGGCACACATCGGGCAGGGTTCGACGGTGACGTAAACAACCGCCCCATTCAATCGATAATTTTTCAGGGCCTCCCCTGCCCTCCTCAAAATCAGGATCTCCGCATGGGCGGTGGGGTCGCTCAGCTCCACACACCGGTTGTGATCCTTTGCAATGACCTTCCCCTCTAATATTAAAACGGCCCCGACTGGAACCTCTTCGGCCAAGGTCGCCCTTTTGGCCTCCTCGAGAGCCAGTTTCATATAAAATTCATCAAAATCACTAACCATTTCTAAATGTTTGGTGCCCTTCCAACGATCTCTAATTCATAACACAAATCGATACCATTTTACCACCTGGCTTCCTTATTATATAACCCCACCTCTGAACGAAGGGCACCTCCGTTTCTGAGAAAAAGTGGAACTGCCAAAAAGACATAGCTTCCATGATTGAATCCGGTTCACAATCTCTCGGACATAAGCTATAATAGGATGATCCCAGACCAAGAGTCATCTCGACCCCCCTATGATCCAACCGCACTGGCAATTCCGAAAGATGAGCAAAGGAGAGATGAATATCGACCCCATCGAGGGCGAATTCTTCTCCACAGAGGCCCTCGGAAGCCTCTCTGATGCACTGATCCGGGAAACGATTCAGAATTCCCTGGATGCCGCCATCCCGGGAGAGAAGGTCAAGCTCGTCTTCACCTTTCCCTCCCCCGCACAATACCTCCCGCCATATAGGAGCGAGCCTTATTTGAGAGGCTTGAGAAACC is part of the Thermodesulfobacteriota bacterium genome and encodes:
- the dnaX gene encoding DNA polymerase III subunit gamma/tau; amino-acid sequence: MSYLVLARQWRPQVFEEVIGQRSITRTLQNALAQDRVSHAFLFTGPRGVGKTSTARILAKALNCEKGPRLINPCNTCSQCREITEGISMDVIEIDGASNRGIEEIRELRENVRYTPARGRYKIYIIDEVHMLTREAFNALLKTLEEPPGHIVFIFATTEPHKIPATILSRCQRYDFKRIPFKEMMENLRRIAEAEGIEISPKALFMLVRESDGSMRDAQSLLDQVISYGGSRIRDEDVAEVLGLIDRKLLADTIEAFANNDPRRCVEIVEEIYQYGYDIQRFCQELLQTLRNLLLIKVSEDCGRLIPLPPEELEILKGQAKRFHFEHLNHLFNLLLKGETEIAQSTFPRALLEITLIRMATHRPILPIDEILKRLDALERSGPFEPSGVTASPSPPPSQNRAELRKASADTASKGDPEGEDEVSSETVMGGDSPPRRPEDLEVYREHRSQEESLEPSEDLWRGLVDFARAKNLILGSYLIFGTPLRLSDELVEIGFEKGSFHHDRLSEKSYFNQLESICREYFKKKTKVILTGMERGSKPSADLAQGGRGGAGKGVKSRGRLEEDPLIQDALRIFGGKIVKS
- the tadA gene encoding tRNA adenosine(34) deaminase TadA, translating into MKLALEEAKRATLAEEVPVGAVLILEGKVIAKDHNRCVELSDPTAHAEILILRRAGEALKNYRLNGAVVYVTVEPCPMCASAMVHSRISRLVFGAYEPKSGAVVSRFKLLQNGSLNHRIEVTAGVLEKECAEVLRNFFRERREQPDRFKSEEPDGSFQD